TTGAGAAAACGTGTTTTTAACGAACACACCCTCAACCCAATTGTGACAAAAAGGGGAGTGCGAGTGTATGTGAAGTCCAAAGGCGTAACGGAGCCAAAGACTTACTGCCGGTCAAGATGGGCTCATGGCGAATACCGACATGTCCACACCACTGCTGGGTCCCAATCTGTCTTTTGAAGATATCTAGGTGCTGGGCCGAGGTGGAATGATTAAGTTATTTCCATGATCTTTCCAGGGCGACCTGAAAGGAGATATAGAATTCGCCAAGGTGAGCTTCAAGTATCCGTCGCGACCAAACGTGCGTGTCCTAAAGGAAGTCTCCTTCAACATCCCGGCCGGGAACACCATTGCCCTGGTTGGCGCGAGCGGCTGTGGGAAGAGCACAATGGTCGCCTTACTACAGAGGTTTTATGATCCGGAGCAGGGAACTATTGTAAGTATAAGGCAAAAAAATGTGATacctttttttaaatctttgtAGCGTTTGCTTAAAATCAATTCAGTCTCGGCCTCGCTAAAAATGTCCTCTTGTTGCTGGATTTCATataacattttacaacattGTACGATAATCCATTGAGATTCTCTGATTCTCTCTTTGGATCGATCGGTAAAACTTacttttaacactttcagcgccgaacctacgtggcccaaacccccctcccctttgagctggtatcggagtctcgtggacttcatgaaagaactacgccatcgccatcttcagggcaagaaaggaactgaaaagacaagaagaggtctttccagttcctcccttgccctgaagatggcgatggcgtagttctttcatgaagtccaagttctgaactacgccatcgccatcttcagggcacggtaggaactgaaaagaccgttgtcttttcagttcctcccttgccctttTTCAGTTcccccttgccctgaagatggcgatggcgtagttctttcatgaattccgtgagactccgataacctgctcaaagaggggggatttgggccacgtagatctacgtggttcggcgctgaaggtgttaaaaacGTCCATGGCCCAGGCAGATCTATGAGGACACAAACCCTCTTCCAGCCGGTTATCCCTGCCCTGAAGCCATCAACGAGAGAACGTCACGATCGCCATCTTTAGGGAAATAAATACACTGAAGCGCATCGACTCGTGCTTTGAATGGAGTGCAGAGTAAAAAATTTAAATGACTTGGATAGATTATCCAGTTACTCTATCGAGTACTTTTATTGTCCGAGGTATAGACGGTCATAGTCTTTTTAGAACTTTATACCATAATCCGCcaaaatacaatagggccggacatttTTCACATGGGGTCAACCTCTACTATTGGTTCTGACTGAGGTGAGCTTTTGGACAACATTGTCTGTTCCTGGAGCAACTCCCGTACTGTATGATCAGTCAGGTGCCGTCACCACAGATTGGTATTTCTTGAGAGCGTTGGTCCTGGCCATGTAAAAGAAGTTTTCTTAATTCGGGAAAATCTAACATTTTTGTATGTCACCTTCCAGAAACTCGACAACGTAGATATAAAGGAGTTGAATATAGAATGGATGCGGTCTAACATCAGCGTGGTGAGCCAGGAACCTGTCTTATTCGACATCTCAATCAGAGAGAATATAAGATATGGCGTCCTGACAGAGGTCGACGACCAGAAAATATTCGATGCGGCGAGATTGGCGAATATTCATGACTTCATTGTCTCTTTACCAGAGGTGCGTATAATCATGTCAGGCTCTTTACCAGAGGTGCGTATAATCATGTCTCTTTACCAGAGGTGCGTATAATCATGTCTCTTTACCAGAGGTGCGTATAATCATGTCTCTTTACCAGAGATGCGTATAATCATGTCTCTTTACCAGAGGTGCGTATAATCATGTCTCTTTACCAGAGGTGCGTATAATCATGTCTCTTTACCAGAGGTGCGTATAATCATGTCTCTTTACCAGAGGTGCGTATAATCATGTCTCTTTACCAGAGGTGCGTATAATCATGTCTCTTTACCAGAGGTGCGTATAATCATGTGATCCAATGATGTTTCTGTTGTtgcatccatccgtccgtctgTTATTTTGACTGGTACAGAGGATACATAGTATTCGTGCACTATTTCGGAGGCGAAACATCACCCTGATAAGGATACATAGTATTCGTGCACTATTTCGGTGGCGAAACATCACCCTGATGATTCGCGTGACAGAATGCGCATCATCTCTATTAGGTAATAGGTCTGACACCCACTTCCTGTTCCCACGATAAGTCTGGGTCGCGATGTGAGCCGAACAAACATGTCCCTGGCTCCCTTGGTATTTACTTGTGATTTCTCATGAGGTCGAAGTCATAACCTGATAGTATTTGAGGACAAAGACACAACCTGAAGGCTAATGAGGACAAAGACACAACCTGAAGGCTAATGAGGACAAAGACACAACCTGAAGGCtaatgaggacaaagtcacacctTGAAGGCCGGTTTATGATCACTCCAgtgacattttccattttttgttGCAGGGTTACGACACTATTGTTGGTGAGAAAGGCACGCAGCTATCTGGTGGCCAAAAGCAGCGTGTTGCCATTGCCCGGGCCATGGTCGGCAACCCACGGATCCTTCTGCTGGATGAGGCCACATCAGCCCTCGACACGGAGAGCGAACGGGTAAGACGGACCGAGAAACTTGGCTCTACTGCAGGCCTGTACCTGGGCATTAATACAACAGACATATCCTAAAACAATTGGTTTCAATGCACCTCGATTAGGCCATGTCAGATTTGGTCTCGCAAGTGTAACCGCTTGGTTTGGTGCAGATATATACAAAGagcagacaatgtcacatttcATTGGGTACTATAGAAACTGATGTCTCACAGACTATAGCCCGTTAGCAATGCTTGTATAACCAAAAATCACTCAGGTGGAGCCGTCATCTCGACCCAAACCTCGTCCATGAAGGAGACATCCATGTTTGGATCATTGCCATGCCAGGCGCTACTGGTTAAACCAACCTTGACACTAAACCTCGTCCGCATACTGCGTGTGTTTGGATGGGTTGATAAAAGCCAATGGCCACCACTGGGTTTATAGTAGGTATGTGAGGACAGCATCAAGCCGCGGGTTTTATTCTTAACCGTTTCTTATTTGATTTCCTCAGGTTGTCCAGGAGGCGCTCGACAAGGCACGAGAAGGCCGCACGTGTCTCATCATAGCCCATCGCCTGTCCACGGTCCAAACTGCCGACACCATCGCTGTGGTGGATAACGGCCAGATAGTGGAGATGGGATCACCTAACGCCTTATTGGACCAGAAGGGGGCGTACTACACCCTCGCCAGCGGACAATTAAATTTGGTGTAAACTGTGTTCTTGAATAACCCGAATGGAACCGGTGGGCAAAGCTTATTGAAGATTGAATGACAGCAGtgtctaatattaagataacgAATAATGAAGGTCCCGGTAGGAAGGGCCGGGAACCATTGTGTGAGGGGAaacgttttctgggccaccctgtacaacTGTTTTACCCAATGCAGTGAAAAGTAGTTAGAAAAGTAGTTAGCCAGTAGCATACGCACCTTAAGCTTCGTGGTTGTCATATCATAGCTATGGATAGATTTTCTAGTAACGAAACCAGTAAATAGTTATTGAAATAGATTTTCGTTTTTCATTCAGTGATCCCGCAAATCGTGAAAACGCTGAAAAAACTATCTCGGTTCGCAGTGTGATATAGCAAAATGGGTCATGAGTTTTAACAACATAAATTATCTATTTATTGCATCCACGGTTATTTAcataaaaaaatggccagggccattgtgctcacctcatgtggaggaaagatggataaagagcatggtattgtgtcatgtagtgttaggtttgatgtaggtccaagcaattacaatttccccaaaatggccaatttacagtacattcgacctctgtgaccttgaaaagtaggtcaaatcaaagaagacccgggtgacacattgaatggttgttagaattagatgtacctatgatataaaattggtgccaatcgggcaagtcattactaggaataatggcattttgaagaatttaggatttggccccctccctggaggccaaacggcaaatcagatcgcaccaaacttcggtacctgagatcacctgaccaaggggtacatgtgtacttaatttgtgatcaatagtcattgcagttaagaaacgtgccatagttacggcctgacggcgaatttatgccatttgacctctgtgaccttgacaagaaggtcaaattaaaaacctgtgtgacatatactgtatggtggttagatgtacccatgatatcaaattggtggcaatcgggcaagaagttaaggaataatcacatttttaaggtttttggattttgccccctggtggtcaagtggtgaatcatattggaccaaactttggtccctgagatcacctgactaaggggtaaatgtgtaccaaatttggtatcaatagtcattgcagtttagaaacgtgccatcgttacatcctaacggccaatttacaccatttgacctctgtgaccttgaaaaggaggtcaaatcaaaaacccgaaggatatatgatgcacctttgctagaagtacctaccatatttttttcaaaatttcccgactactattaagggagatattgcatattttcacttttaacgtttggccccctggtggccaaaccatgaaacgaatcggaccgaaacttggtctccaaggtgtcattacataagggtacatgtgtaccaagtttcaactcaatagctctaacagttacgaaacgtgccctgctaacggacgacggacgacgacgacgacgacgacgacgacgacggacgacggacgccacggtatgggataagctcacctctgctaagaggtgagctaaaaactatggCACAAAAATTGATAATTGGCAAAGTTGTGGCCACGTAGGGCCAACGTCAATGGGACGTCCATTATATGTGTGTTCATCCCAATAGCAAATCTACCCGAGTGCGATTTCGGAGTCCGCCGAATACACAAGTGATGGCATATTACCAGGAAACCCACGAGCCCACCGATGAGGGGGTTACGAGGGGTTTGGCCGGAGTCAGATCAACCTATTGATACTTTTGCTTTATATATTAACCATACTAAGTGAGGAATTGATACTAAAACCCTACGGATTACATCTTTCGCCTTATTCTGTTTTCAGTGCCAATCGTCATGATCTCATTTACTGACGTATATGTCAAATAACcaaatgtataggcctatacccGGTTTATATGATGTCTAGATTCCATATGATAAAAAGGTCTGCTTGTAGTTTTTCCTTCGTTCTTAAAGCTGAACGAACGGATATGCAGCTCCTTGCACGCTTTGAGTGGTTTGATTCATTTGCACATCAAACTCAGCGATGTGCACCAAGTTCAGCGATATGGACCGTTCGGCGGTATGTGCACCGCGTCCAGGATCAGTGATATGCACCATATCCACCGTACCCCTGCCGGTTCTGCCCCTCGAAGAGCATGAAGTCGACGAGGAAGGCTCCTCCAAGTAAGGTCGCTTTCAACTTCACATCGAGATCAATGGGAACTGAAAAGGGCAGCAAGACTTACACAAACTCGCGCAGACAGCCCGACAGGATTTCCGTAGCATGCACTCACAGCGGGTCAGTTGGCCACCCCGATTGCTTATCCCTCTATCCCTACACTCTAGACCGAGGTATGTACTGTACATATGTATCAGATAAATCCGTGAACTGACGTTTGGAGGGTAGTTTGGGGTACTCCCTACAAATCGTTCCGTTTCTTCAAAAAGTCTCGATTGGGGATCGATGGAATGGCATTGCAAGATAGCTTTGATTATAGTCGGCAAAAGGTTTTAGCCCTCCGAGGTGGCGGCAACGGACGGTGTGCTGCCATGGGAGTTCTGCTAGTCAAAAAATGACTGCACATGTCATTTATTGGGAACACACAACAGTAGCGTTGTGCAGATGCTTCGGGCTACAAGAGCCACTTATTTTGGCAGAAATTGTACTTACAGGACAAGCAGTAGTTGTCCGCATTCGTGAACATTTCTCGAGCCATTCCACCCCACTGTTTAGCTAGGGAGCCCACCTTCCCAGAACCATCATTGGTAAGAATCTAAAATGTAAGAAAAAATCATTTGCagatatttgtaaaaaaaaagttcacATTTTCTAATGCCGATCCTCCAAAGCACATGTTGATTTCTCAACCCTCCGCGCAGTAGCTTCTTTGCAGCCGAACATGATCTGTCCACATCAAACGCAAGAGTACCGCTTTTAGCGGAAGGTATGTTCACATGTCCAGGCAGTACAAATATCTTATATTGACAAATCTCTTGATGTCACTTTGGAAAATCCGTTTCCTAAAATCAAATATCGTCGTGTTTCCAAGGCAGACCTTTCAATCATCCGAGCAGCCTGCCCCGGCAAGTGAAAACGGTCTGAATAACAAGAAAAACCGCCAAACCGCCAAACTGTGCGCTCATTGGTAAATTCAACTTCATTCACTTACATCGAATGGAATGTCTTTCGGGCAACAAATCCACTGGCAGACGCAGCAATCTCCACGGATCTCGAAAATCTTATTTTTGCCTGCGTCCATCACGGACCAACGCCGGTCACAGCAAGTACACCTGAAATCGAAATTGTTTAAATATTAACGATTAAAACCCGATCGATGAGGAATTCATTTTGAGTTTCCCACAGGACAGTACTTGCTGTCCAATACGGTCTTTTCCGTATGAAATCGACATTGGACCAGAAACTCAACATTAGAACTAGATTGTTATAACGGCCCGGTGACACCCATAGTCCACTGAGACGTaaaggttgagaacagcgacgtATCAAGAATCCTTCTACGTTTACGGAtatgttctcaacctccctattacTTACTCCTGTGCTACATATCCAACAATCTGGCCAGGGGGAGCCTCTATCGCTATATCCATTGAACACCCGTCACAACATGCGCAGCACTGCCAGCCTGCGCAACACTTGAACGGCCTCACCATGCGTATCACTTCCTGAAGAAGAGAAATCGAATTGAACAGGCGGGTTTTTAATGCGGGTGATGCACCGATTCTCATCAAGTTTCCGTCATGTTCCCGACAAACGCCCGCAACGCCATGGAGTTCTACTGCGTCGTTCCGCGATAGAAAGACGTCACGTAATCCGGGGGTGATAAAATAAACAACAGGCTAAGTATACATCTAAGCTGTTGGGTGGCAATGGAAAATGGCGTCTTTTGAAGACGGGAGCATTTAGGCAAAGAGTGCAATCGGAGACAAAGATCTATCGTATTTTTCAGTGGGGATCAATAGACTTGGTACTACTGTGGCAATGAATACTCATCTAATGACTGACCTGGCCCATATTGTCTGTAATGTGCATGGTGAAGCCCCTGGCTGGCCCACAGCATTGGCGCTGCATCACCTCCgattctggagaaaaaaaagaaactaCGTATTTTTATAAAACCATGGGAGAAATGGCGAATGATGCACAATACCCTATAAGAGGTGTGTAATGTACGTGTGTTAATTAAGATAAACTACATCTGCTATCGTAAGGCCCATCGCGTGCTTGTCGCTACAGGGTGCTGCTGTGGAGGTGGTTTGGGGTTCCACCCGCGTCGTCGTCCCCTTTAAAGCAATCAAATCAGTGGCGATCCGACCGTAAAAAATGCGACGGAATGGTATAATTGCAGGATAGTTTTTGTTTTAGGCAAGTGCCTGGTTCCaattaaaataactttttattgaTCATGCATGACTAGGGAAACTACGGTCAAGGTGGAATAAATCTTTGGATGAGCAACAACATCAACGCTCTTTGACAGGATTGAGTACAGTAATGACCTTCTTGTGCAAAGTAGACCTGTTGACCCATCGAGTTGGTGATCCTGTACTTATTTTTGCACTCCCAGTTcgtaaaaactgaaaaaagaacGGTTGTATCTTTGTAATGTTTCCTTCTAGCAaaacaaaatccaaaatggctgacaATGCGACCATTCAAGGCTTTCTCGTCACTTCATAATCAAACTTGTACATGGGGAAGGATGCAGTATAGCACATCTATTACAAAACTCCGAACTCACAATGTTATATCTGGCTTCTTAAGTAGTATGTATGCTGCCATTTCCTTACATTATCTTAGAATCATTTGTTATTTCAATTAATATAAGGTTTGTCTCAGTGTGGGCCCATTTAAGAGTCATATCATTTTGGCCATAGCACGCTCAACATGGACAGAGAGGTGTAAGAAATCTCAAGACCAATATCATGGACCACAAATTGCGAAAATGGTGTAATGCTTACTTTCTAAGAGTTCAAACGATTGCATAATCAGGATCTGGTCGACCTGTTGCAGGTATTCGAGTCCCGGGATGCTGCAGTTGCCGCCTGGTCGCGGCATCCATGTCACCTGGCCGCGCGCTGACACCGCACCTTCAATTAAGATGGGAAGAGTGTATTGGCGTGGGAACCAGTCGGTTTGAGTTTTGATTGATCcaggcagagtctttcaaagatTCCGATCCAGCTTTCTCTCGAGCACCTTTATTGTCCAGATATTCTCTGCTGTATTTGACGCAATAAACGATGTGAAAAGTCTTTTTCATattgttctggccaaaggtacttatgTGACCAGATCCCATTTACAAAAAGATAGTGGTGtcgcacaacactagattatccttcggttaggcctaaccaatgctctttcacggtgtcaagaaaaaccggtcaactatgacaccggctgcccatgCAGGGATGTGtgacattactatttgtgatcataCTATTACAGTTCAGTGACAAGTGGTCAGCCAAGTTCCTTAAGACAGCTCTTTCTGAAAACACTTTAGTAGCAGCGGATTGATTAATTTTTCCCATTCCCGACCACAAAATAAATTACTGTCACCAGAACCGTGACACCAATTGTTTTCTTGGCAGGAAATTTCCTCTGGAGAAGTTGGTTAAGATGAAAGGAAGCCATTTGTGACAAGGCAGCTGCTCATCTGGTCAGCAGCTCCGCAAACTATATTGTTTACTGGCGGTAAAGCATGAGAAGTATCATCAGGAGTAGGCCATACCTCACTGATGTAGGGCCGCTTTTCTGAAGTAGAAAGGGTGATTTGACAGTTTTAGCAATCTCGACCCCTAAAGGCTAAGCATACCGGCCCCAGTGCTCTCGATACACCATTAGCATGTACACAACTTTAGGAAGAAACGATGTGTCATGATGACTCTAAGAGTATGGCGGTAATGGCCAAGGCTGTGTCTGAACCAATGGTTGCCGGCCAGCGTGTGATTCTTACCTGGGACCTGTGATTGGTTGGTTGAGACCTGCATGGGCATCCCTTGACCCTGGGAGTATGGCGGTGTCTCTACCATTGGTTGCCGGCCAGCGTGTGATTCTTACCTGGGACCTGTGATTGGTTGGTTGAGACCTGCATGGGCATCCCTTGACCCTGGGAGTACGGCGGTGTCTCTACCATTGGTTGCCGGCCAGCGTGTGATTCTTACCTGGGACCTGTGATGGGTTGGTTGAGACCTGCATGGGCATCCCTTGACCCTGGTAGTATGGCGGTGTCTCTACCATTGGTTGCCGGCCAGCGTGTGATTCTTACCTGGGACCTGTGATTGGTTGGTTGAGACCTGCATGGGCATCCCTTGACCCTGGTAGTATGGCGGTGTCTCTACCATTGGTTGCCGGCCAGCGTGTGATTCTTACCTGGGACCTGTGATTGGTTGGTTGAGACCTGCATGGGCATCCCTTGACCCTGGGGGTATGGCGGTGTCTCTACCATTGGTTGCCGGCCAGCGTGTGATTCTTACCTGGGACCTGTGATTGGTTGGTTGAGACATGCATGGGCATCCCTTGACCCTGGTAGTATGGCGGTGTCTCTACCATTGGTTGCCGGCCAGCGTGTGATTCTTACCTGGGACCTGTGATGGGTTGGTTGAGACCTGCATGGGCATCCCTTGACCCTGGTAGTATGGCGGTGTCTCTACCATTGGTTGCCGGCCAGCTTGTGATTCTTACCTGGGACCTGTGATGGGTTGGTTGAGACCTGCATGGGCATCCCTTGACCCTGGAAGTATGGCGGGGTCTCTACCATTGGTTGCCGGCCAGCGTGTGATTCTTACCTGGGACCTGTGATGGGTTGGTTGAGACCTGCATGGGCATCCCTTGACCCTGGAAGTATGGCGGTGTCTCTACCAATGGTTGCCGGCCAGCGTGTGATTCTTACCTGGGACCTGTGATTGGTTGGTTGAGACCAGCATGGGCATCCCTTGACCCTGGGAGTATGGCGGTGTCTATACCAATGGTTGCCGGCCAGCGTGTGATTCTTACCTGGGACCTGTGATTGGTTGGTTGAGACCTGCATGGGCATCCCTTGACCCTGGGAGTATGGCGGTGTCTCTACCATTGGTTGCCGGCCAGCGTGTGATTCTTACCTGGGACCTGTGATGGGTTGGTTGAGACCTGCATGGGCATCCCTTGACCCTGGAAGTATGGCGGTGTCTCTACCATTGGTTGCCGGCCAGCGTGTGATTCTTACCTGGGACCTGTGATGGGTTGGTTGAGACCTGCATGGGCATCCCTTGACCCTGGGAGTATGGCGGTGTCTCTACCATTGGTTGCCGGCCAGCGTGTGATTCTTACCTGGGACCTGTGATTGGTTGGTTGAGACCTGCATGGGCATCCCTTGACCCTAGAAGTATGGCGGTGTCTCTACCAATGGTTGCCGGCCAGCGTGTGATTCTTACATGGGACCTGTGATGGGTTGGTTGAGACCTGCATGGGCATCCCTTGACCCTGGAAGTATGGCGGTGTCTCTACCATTGGTTGCCGGCCAGCGTGTGATTCTTACCTGGGACCTGTGATGGGTTGGTTGAGACCTGCATGGGCATCCCTTGACCCTGGAAGTATGGCGGGGTCTCTACCATTGGTTGCCGGCCAGCGTGTGATTCTTACCTGGGACCTGTGATGGGTTGGTTGAGACCTGCATGGGCATCCCTTGACCCTGGAAGTATGGCGGTGTCTCTACCATTGGTTGCCGGCCAGCGTGTGATTCTTACCTGGGACATGTGATGGGTTGGTTGAGACCTGCATGGGCATCCCTTGACCCTGGGAGTATGGCGGTGTCTCTACCATTGGTTGCCGGCCAGCGTGTGATTCTTACCTGGGACCTGTGATTGGTTGGTTGAGACCTGCATGGGCATCCCTTGACCCTGGTAGTATGGCGGTGTCTCTACCATTGGTTGCCGGCCAGCGTGTGATTCTTACCTGGGACCTGTGATTGGTTGGTTGAGACCTGCATGGGCATCCCTTGACCCTGGAAGTATGGCGGTGGTGGCCCAGGCTGAGTCTGTAACATCGGTTGCGGGCCATTGGGCTTTCCTGGAGCTACTTGATTCATGGTAAGACCtggaaagatgaagaagaatatAGTCGATGATGTGGGAAGTTGAAGGAAATAATCACAAGACTCTTGTGCCAAGTGCCTATGTCGTTGATAATCACAAGACTCTTGTGCCAAGTGCCTACGTCGTTGATAATCACAAGACTCTTGTGCCAAGTGCCTACGTCGTTGATGTGGGAAGTTGAAGGAAATAATCACAAGACTCTTGTGCCAAGTGCCTATGTCGATGATGTGGGAAGTTGAAGGAAATAATCACAAGACTCTTGTGCCAAGTGCCTATGTCGTTGATAATCACAAGACTCTTGTGCCAAGTGCCTATGTCGATGATGTGGGAAGTTGAAGGAAATAATCACAAGACTCTTGTGCCAACCTGATTTTCCATACCCGTGTTGCAGATTTAACCCATTTTCTCGAAATTGCACCCGACATACGTGGAACTGGAACGAGAGCGCGACTATCGGTCCAACATTGACCTGACAGTGAGGTCATAACGGCATTTTACAGTTATTCTGTAAATCAGTTATCACAGCTTAGGCACTTTTACCGACTTACCTTCTTGGTTTGCAGCGGATATCGtaatatttcaagtgaaatcCTAGAAAATGTCGCAAAGGTATCACAACGACTTTCATGTATTTCTGATAAATTGTAAGGCGGCCTTGGGTCACGAGAATCATACGTCATGCTAGACCTTTCTTTGTCTGCTTGGCCTTCTTTTATGGTTGGCTGCTAAGTGCGGTAAATAAACACGTAAGCTTAGCCCCATATACAAACAATGTTTCATCTCAGATGTATAAATTTGAATGCAGCTATGCTTGAGgtgaaaatcattcaatgcaTTTGGGTCGTCGCGGTTTTATAACGATATAGATATAAAGGTTacgatatatgtatatatatatacgcatatatatatatagaataTGATTGACATGCAGCTATCCCTAAAATGTCCCCGTTCAATGGCGTTGGCAAAGCCCACAAGCTGATCGAGAACGACTCCACGCCAAAGGGTTCACCTTGTCTCTTATAGCGTGTAATTCAAGAGCGAACAAGTCATTTCGAAAGAGCGGGTTACATAAATTTCACTTTTCACGCAGAAGCTGCCAGTACCAACCGGTTAAATGTTTTCATTAGGGTCTGGTCAAAGCCATGGCGCCGGTATAATGAAGGCCAGCCACGCAGATTATGGGTTAGCCATGCATGGTAGACCCATCCTATGGCACCTGTTTAATGAAGGCAATGCAGATCAGGGGTGCACCATGCATGGTAGACCCACCCTTCCCAAACAGCAGCTGCCTGCGCAGTGACTGCATCCTAGTTAAAAAACCCAGTTGGAAATGAATCTTTCCTAGCAGATGTAAGAACAGTATAATCAGGCGAATATTCGGTTTTCTGACCGCATCATCAGATGCCGTCAAGAATGTCAAGAAGGCCAAGATCCGATCTGGTGTCACAGATCAACAAGTCTTCGGTTTGGCAACTCAGGTTTGACGGACGTTCTCACCATACAGACGCGGGCAAACGGCCGGCTCCATAAACGACTATTTGGGCATCCTGCTAGCACGCTGGTGGGAAAGGTGTGTGTCATCAATAGACGCCAACCGTATGTGAGCTGAGCCCGCTGAAACCGAGCGTAAACCCCGTGGCGACGACTGCAGTGGGACACCGCAATGTGTGCGTTTGTTATCATCAAATATGAGCGCTGCCTTTTTACAATAATGAAAAAGATGGTTCCTCAAAATAGAAGGCTTTATAGATACGGGGTTTATTGGGTGAGGTT
The sequence above is a segment of the Lineus longissimus chromosome 12, tnLinLong1.2, whole genome shotgun sequence genome. Coding sequences within it:
- the LOC135496855 gene encoding phospholipid scramblase 2-like isoform X1 encodes the protein MNQVAPGKPNGPQPMLQTQPGPPPPYFQGQGMPMQVSTNQSQVPGAVSARGQVTWMPRPGGNCSIPGLEYLQQVDQILIMQSFELLEIFTNWECKNKYRITNSMGQQVYFAQEESEVMQRQCCGPARGFTMHITDNMGQEVIRMVRPFKCCAGWQCCACCDGCSMDIAIEAPPGQIVGYVAQECTCCDRRWSVMDAGKNKIFEIRGDCCVCQWICCPKDIPFDILTNDGSGKVGSLAKQWGGMAREMFTNADNYCLSFPIDLDVKLKATLLGGAFLVDFMLFEGQNRQGYGGYGAYH
- the LOC135496855 gene encoding phospholipid scramblase 1-like isoform X2; this encodes MPMQVSTNQSQVPGAVSARGQVTWMPRPGGNCSIPGLEYLQQVDQILIMQSFELLEIFTNWECKNKYRITNSMGQQVYFAQEESEVMQRQCCGPARGFTMHITDNMGQEVIRMVRPFKCCAGWQCCACCDGCSMDIAIEAPPGQIVGYVAQECTCCDRRWSVMDAGKNKIFEIRGDCCVCQWICCPKDIPFDILTNDGSGKVGSLAKQWGGMAREMFTNADNYCLSFPIDLDVKLKATLLGGAFLVDFMLFEGQNRQGYGGYGAYH